A segment of the Streptomyces sp. NBC_01235 genome:
CCGCACCGCCGGCCGCGTCGAGCTCATCGGCCGCAAGACGGAGCAGGCGCACGTCGTCCTCGGCATGCCCGGCCTGGCCCGCACGGACGACCGCCGCTGGGCCCTCGGCGTGCTCAACACGGCCCTCGGCGGGGGCATGTCGTCCCGCCTGTTCCAGGAGGTCCGCGAGAAGCGCGGCCTGGCCTACAGCGTGTACTCGTACACCTCCGGCTTCGCCGACTGCGGCCTCTTCGGCGTGTACGCGGGCTGCCGTCCGTCGCAGGTGCACGACGTGCTGAAGATCTGCCGGGACGAACTCGACCAGGTCGCCGAGCAGGGCCTGTCCGACGACGAGATCGGCCGCGCCATCGGCCAGCTGAGGGGCTCCACGGTCCTCGGCCTGGAGGACACCGGCGCGCTCATGAACCGCATCGGCAAGAGCGAGCTGTGCTGGGGCGAGCAGATGTCGGTCGACGACATGCTGACCCGGATAGCGGCCGTGACCCCGGACGAGGTCCGTGCCGTGGCCCGCGACATCCTGGGACAGCGCCCGTCGCTGTCGGTCATCGGCCCGCTCAAGGACAAGCAGGCCTCCCGGCTGCACGACGCGGTCGCCTGACCCCCTCAGGTCTTCGGAAAGCATCTTCGGTAAGGAAGCACAAGACATGAGCAAGCTGCGCGTGGCGGTCCTCGGCGCCAACGGCCGGATCGGCTCCGAGGCGGTACGGGCGGTCGAGGCCGCCGAGGACATGGAGCTGGTGGCCGCCCTCGGCCGGGGCGACAAGCTGGACACGCTGACCGAGGCCGGCGCCCAGGTCGCGGTCGAACTGACCACGCCCGCTTCGGTCATGGACAACCTCGACTACTGCGTACGGCACGGCATCCACGCCGTGGTCGGCACGACCGGCTGGACCGACGAGCGTCTCGCACAGCTGAAGGGCTGGCTGGCCGAGTCCCCGGAGACAGGCGTGCTCATCGCGCCCAACTTCTCCATCGGGGCCGTCCTGACCATGAAGTTCGCGCAGATCGCCGCGCCGTACTTCGAGTCCGTCGAGGTCGTCGAACTCCACCACCCGAACAAGGTGGACGCCCCGTCCGGCACCGCCACGCGCACCGCCCAGCTCATCGCCGAGGCCCGTCGCCAGGCGGGCACGGCCCCGGCGCCGGACGCCACGACGACGGCCCTGGACGGCGCGCGGGGAGCCAGCGTCGACGGCATCCCCGTCCACGCCGTCCGCCTGCGCGGCCTGCTCGCCCACCAGGAGGTCCTGCTGGGCGGCGAGGGCGAGACCCTCACGGTCCGCCACGACTCGCTCCACCACAGCAGCTTCATGCCGGGCATCCTGCTGGGCGCCCGCCGGGTCGTGACGACGCCGGGCCTCACCTTCGGCCTGGAAAACTTCCTGGACCTCGGCTGAGACTGAGGCTGACATGCGAGCCAAGCTCTCCTACGCCATCACGGCCGCCGTCCTGGTCTTCTACTTCGTCCTGGTCGGCAGCCGCGGCGTCATGCTCATACAGGCCGGCACGCTCCTGACCGTCACCTTCGGCGTGGCGGTGCTGATCCTGCCGGTCATCGGCCTCTGGTTCCTGTGGAAGAACACGCAGTTCGTCCGCCGGGCCAACGCCCTCGCCGCCGAACTCGACGCCGAGGGCGGCCTGCCCGTCGACGAGCTGAAGCGCACCCCGGGCGGCCGCGTCGACCGCGACTCGGCCGACGAGGTCTTCGAGCGGCGCAAGGCCGAGACCGAGGCGGCCCCCGACGACTGGCGCACCTGGTTCCGCCTGGCAGTCGCCTACCACGACGCCCGCGACACCCCGCGCGCCCGCAAGGCGATGCAACGGGCGATCAGCCTGCACGACGGCAAGCGGATGGAGACGGCCTGAGCCGTACGACCACCGCGCGGCCGCACGACCGCCGTACACCGAAGGGGCCGGCCCGCACCTGTGGCGGACCGGCCCCTTCGGTGTAAGCGGGATCAGCCGTGCCGGTTCTCCGCGGCCCACGCCTCGACCGCGTCCGCCGCCCGGTCGAACGCCTCGGACCGCGCCAGGAAGTCCGCCCCGTGCGTGGTCAGCAGCGGCTCGGCCTCCTCGGCGGACCGACCTTGCCGTACGACGGTCAGGGCCTGCCCCTGGACGGTCCGTGGCAGCCCCAGCCAGCGCACCGGCTGCTGCACGGTCCGCACGGCCACCACCCGCTCCCACGGCAGCGTGCGCGTGAAGAGGAAGCTCACGTGCCGCAGCCCGCGGTCGCTCACCCACACCCCCACGCGCAGCATCCGCAGGGCGCAGGCGATCACCAGCAGAGAGCAGCCGAAGACCGCACCGGCCTCCGACACCGACCCGGTCAACGCGATGATGACGGCCGCGAACAGCACGTACGAGGCGAGCAGCAGCGCCAACGCGGCCACCCCGACCCGCCAGGGCCCGGGCCGGTAGGGGCGCCGCCAGCGCTCACGGTCGTCGAAGGGCAACGCGACGTCGTCCGCCGCCTCGAATGCGCGGTCGGCCGTCAGGAAGGGCAGGGGCACGGCTGGTCCTCACTCAATCCATGCTGGGGCTGTGCCCGGTGAGGCTATCCGCCTGTGTGCCCGCTCACCACCATCGGGGGGCCGTGGGGGTACTTCCCACGCCATTTGGGCGGTGGGGGGAGGAGTCAGCGCCCTTGCGACGCCTGTGACTGCTGTGTCCCGGCGGAGTGATCGAGGCTCAGCGCCGGCATCCCGATGACCAGGGAGCCGACGAGCGCGGCCACGATGGCGAGTCCCAGCAGCCATCGCCCGGCTATCTGACTCACGGAGGACCGTTCGGGGGGTGGGGGAGTGACATTGCTACGGAACCTGTCGGCCTCGGCGAGGAAGGCGAAGGGTACGGGCTCGCGCCGACGGAACATGGTGGGTACTTCCTCCTGGGGGATTTCGAGTGGACGCTGTCACTGATACAGACGAGCGAGTGCCCGAAAACGTGCCTCATATCAGCAGACGTCCCGCACGAATCTCGCGGCATGCCCCTGACCGTCCGGCGCAAGGGCCCCCGTAGAGTTGGCGCCGCTCCGAAGACGCGATGGAAGGACCCCCGCACCGTGACCGACAGTCCCGCCGACGACCTCAAGCCCGCCTTCCGCAGCGACGTCACCGTCGAGCTGGTCAAGCACACCGCATCCGACGCCGACGTGCTCTTCGCCGCCCGCGTCTCGACCCTCGGCGAGCAGTCCCTGGACGAGCTGGGCAAGGACCCCGAGCGCTCCAAGGGCCTGATCAACTACCTGATGCGGGACCGTCACGGCAGCCCGTTCGAGCACAACTCGATGACCTTCTTCATCAGCGCCCCGATCTTCGTCTTCCGCGAGTTCATGCGGCACCGCGTGGGCTGGTCGTACAACGAGGAATCGGGCCGGTACCGGGAGCTCGAGCCCGTCTTCTACATCCCCGGCGAGGCCCGCAAGCTGGTCCAGGAGGGCCGCCCCGGCAAGTACGTCTTCGTCGAGGGCACCCAGGCCCAGCAGGAGCTGGTCGGCCGCACCATGGAGGACTCCTACCGCCAGGCCTACGAGGCCTACCAGGAGATGCTCGCCGCCGGCGTCGCCCGCGAGGTCGCCCGCGCGGTCCTCCCGGTCGGCCTGTTCTCCTCGATGTACGCCACCTGCAACGCCCGCTCGCTGATGCACTTCCTCGGTTTGCGCACCCAGCACGAGCTGGCGAAGGTCCCGTCCTTCCCGCAGCGGGAGATCGAGATGGTGGGCGAGAAGATGGAGGCGGAGTGGGCCAGGCTCATGCCCCTCACGTACGCCGCCTTCAACGCCAACGGCCGCGTCGCGCCGTAACGGACACAACGAAGACGAGCGACAGAGACGTATGTACGGATCATCCGAGCGAAGTGTCCGTATTGCGGCATTTGGAGAAGTTCATCTAGCCTGATCAAACGGACCCGGCACTGCTTGAACCCCCGAGCAGGCAGTGCCGGGCTCCTTCTTTGTCATGACTTTTCCACACCCCCCGAGGGCAGACCCCACGGTGAGCAACGAGTAGCGTGTTACCCATGGCTCCGACCTCCACTCCGCAGACCCCCTTCGGGCGGGTCCTCACCGCCATGGTCACGCCCTTCACGGCGGACGGCGCACTCGACCTCGACGGCGCACAGCGGCTCGCCACCCACCTGGTGGACGCAGGCAACGACGGCCTGATCGTCAACGGCACCACCGGCGAGTCCCCCACCACCAGCGACGCGGAGAAATCGGACCTGGTACGAGCCGTCCTGGAGGCCGTCGGAGACCGCGCCCACGTGGTCGCCGGCGTCGGTACCAACGACACCCACCACAGCATCGAGCTGGCCAAGGCCGCCGAGAAGACGGGCGCGCACGGCCTCCTGGTCGTCACCCCGTACTACAACAAGCCCCCGCAGGAAGGCCTGTACCGGCACTTCACGGCCGTCGCCGACGCCGCCGAGCTGCCGGTCATGCTCTACGACATCCCCGGCCGCAGCGGCGTCCCGATCAGTACCGAGACGCTGGTCCGCCTCGCGGAGCACCCGCGGATCGTTGCCAACAAGGACGCCAAGGGCGACCTCGGCCGCGCGAGCTGGGCCATCGCGCGCTCGAGCCTTGCCTGGTACTCCGGCGACGACATGCTGAACCTGCCGCTGCTCTCCGTGGGCGCGGTCGGCTTCGTCTCGGTGGTCGGCCACGTGGTCACGCCGGACCTGCGCGCCCTCGTCGAGGCGTTCACCGCAGGTGACGTACACAAGGCCACCGAGATCCACCAGAAGCTGCTGCCGGTCTACACGGGCATGTTCCGCACCCAGGGCGTCATGACGACGAAGGCGGCGCTCACCCTGCAGGGCCTGCCCGCCGGTCCGCTGCGCTCGCCCATGGTCGAGTGCTCACCCGAAGAGATCGAACAGCTCAAGATCGATCTTGCCGCGGGCGGGGTACAGCTCTGACAACAGACTTCACAACTGAATAGGCAGGCCACCGGTGCCTGCAATCCACAACGACAACTGCTTCTGCACGAACGTCATGCGCGCCACGTGCCCACCGGTACGTGGCGTGCGTGTTTGAGGAGAGTCTTTTGAGTCATCCGCATCCCGAACTCGCCCCGCCCCAGCCGCTCCCCGCGGGAGGCCTCCGGGTCACCCCACTCGGCGGCCTCGGCGAAATCGGCCGGAACATGACGGTCTTCGAGTACGGCGGCCGTCTGCTGATCGTCGACTGCGGAG
Coding sequences within it:
- the dapB gene encoding 4-hydroxy-tetrahydrodipicolinate reductase — translated: MSKLRVAVLGANGRIGSEAVRAVEAAEDMELVAALGRGDKLDTLTEAGAQVAVELTTPASVMDNLDYCVRHGIHAVVGTTGWTDERLAQLKGWLAESPETGVLIAPNFSIGAVLTMKFAQIAAPYFESVEVVELHHPNKVDAPSGTATRTAQLIAEARRQAGTAPAPDATTTALDGARGASVDGIPVHAVRLRGLLAHQEVLLGGEGETLTVRHDSLHHSSFMPGILLGARRVVTTPGLTFGLENFLDLG
- the thyX gene encoding FAD-dependent thymidylate synthase, with amino-acid sequence MTDSPADDLKPAFRSDVTVELVKHTASDADVLFAARVSTLGEQSLDELGKDPERSKGLINYLMRDRHGSPFEHNSMTFFISAPIFVFREFMRHRVGWSYNEESGRYRELEPVFYIPGEARKLVQEGRPGKYVFVEGTQAQQELVGRTMEDSYRQAYEAYQEMLAAGVAREVARAVLPVGLFSSMYATCNARSLMHFLGLRTQHELAKVPSFPQREIEMVGEKMEAEWARLMPLTYAAFNANGRVAP
- the dapA gene encoding 4-hydroxy-tetrahydrodipicolinate synthase encodes the protein MAPTSTPQTPFGRVLTAMVTPFTADGALDLDGAQRLATHLVDAGNDGLIVNGTTGESPTTSDAEKSDLVRAVLEAVGDRAHVVAGVGTNDTHHSIELAKAAEKTGAHGLLVVTPYYNKPPQEGLYRHFTAVADAAELPVMLYDIPGRSGVPISTETLVRLAEHPRIVANKDAKGDLGRASWAIARSSLAWYSGDDMLNLPLLSVGAVGFVSVVGHVVTPDLRALVEAFTAGDVHKATEIHQKLLPVYTGMFRTQGVMTTKAALTLQGLPAGPLRSPMVECSPEEIEQLKIDLAAGGVQL